In Granulicella mallensis MP5ACTX8, the sequence GTGAAAGACCATAACGTTTATCTCTTCGTGAAAGATGCGACAGCCCCGATCATCCTGCCTCGCGCAGCCAGGACGAACGTGCTGAATGTGAGCGTTCTCCAAAATCACATCCCGCTAAAATTCGAGACACGCGGTGAGGACCTGGTCATCAAGGCAACTCCCGATCAGCTTTCAGGCTATCTGCCCGTAATCAAACTTACGACCGCGCAGGGTCTCGTCGTGCAGCACGATATTCCGCAGTGGGCTCCACACGGAGCCCTCAAGCTGACGAGTGCGGAAGCTGAGAAGTACTTCAACTACAACGGCAGGGGCTATGAAGCACCTGCCACCCTCTACAAGATGCGCTGGTATCTGCCTGCAGGCTGCACGCATCTCACGTTCCACACAGAGGGGCAGGGAACAGTTGCGTTGGTTGCGGACCATAAGGCAACGGCGATCTCACTCGCCGATGGAACCGAGCGTACGGTAACGGTCGGTGAAGATGGAGTGCTGGAGATCACTCCTCCACAGCCCTTCGTGAAGGGGACGCAGCTTGCTCTCCACATCCGATCAATGGATGCGACCACTTGCGCGAGTACGGGCGGTTCCCACTAACCGGCCCCTACTGTCTCATTCCAACTGTAGAGGATGAACAAACTGAAACACAGATGAAGTAGCATGCCTCCTAACATCATCTTTTTTGTCTTTGAGGCCCTCTCATGTCCAGTCCGAAGTCGTACGCCACGTATCGATCCCCGATCCTTTCGCTTTGGCAATCGGCTGTGCATGCGGTCCAGCTCAAGCATCAGGACGCGGCGTCTCCCCACGTCCTGAAAAGCTCAGTGGTCTCAACGACGCCTCCTCCCACGGAAGACGATTTGATGGCGCCGGCCCATCTCATCGGCGTGCCGCTCTCCGCAGGGCAACCGGCTCCAGCCGCTATCACTTCGCCACTGCCGGCAGTCGCGCCACGAGCCGTGGGAACCGCCGGGTTGGTGGTCGACTGCGCCGAGACGACGGCCAAGTTTCTGTGGGCCGAGATGACGGGGAACCAGCAGAACTCAGCTATCTATGCGGCACAGTTGCGCGACAGCCCATGCAATGCGCTCGGCTGGTTTGAATGCGTGACAACCTATCTGGGCTTCAAGGCTTCGCTCGGCAGCCTGCCGTATCGGCCCAACCAGAACGTCGTCGTTACGATCCCCGATCAGGCTAAGATCGCGATCATCGGCGACTGGGGAACAGGTGGCTCGACGGCAACGAATCTGCTGCAGCAGGTTGCCACCTTCAAGCCGGACATCCTGCTGCACCTCGGCGACATCTACTTTGCCGGTACGCAGAGCGAGGCGAACGATAACTTCCTTGCGATCTGCCGCCAGGTGCTGGGTAACATTCCGTTGTACAGTCTGTGCGGCAATCACGACATGTACTCGGGCGGCGACGGTTACTATTGGCTGCTCGACCAGATCGGGCAGAAGTCCAGTTACTTCTGCCTGCAGAACGACTACTGGCAGCTTCTCGCCATGGACACTGGTTATAACGACTGCGATCCGTTTACCGTGAACAGCAATATGACCAGCCTGTACAACAAGAACGGTTGGAACGAAGCCGATTGGCACCTCGACAAAATTCAGCAGGCCGGCAATCGCAGGATCGCCTTGCTCTCGCACCATCAGTTGTTCTCGCCGTTCATCTCAGTGGGGAACAATGCTGCCGGTCAACCATCAGCCTATAACCCCAACCTACTGGCTAACTTTCAAAGCGTTCTGCCTAAGGTCGACATCTGGTTCTGGGGACACGAGCACACGCTCGCTCTCTACGATCCGTATCTGGGATTAGTGCGCGGACGCTGCGTCGGCGCCTCGGCCGTGCCGGTCTTCACCAATCAGCAGGACTACCTCGCTGATACCAGTCTCCTGAACGCCCAGGTAACAACGCTGCCCACCTGGAACTCCGTTGCGAACCTCGGGAGCACGGACGGTGACTACAACAACGCCTTCGCCATCATGACACTCAATGGCGTAGAACCTGCCGTGGTCAACTACTACCAGGTTCCGCCTGATGGGGCGTACGAACAGATCCCGTTCACTGATACGATCTGACGCGATCGCTGTCGCTTTTGCTGTTGTCGTTGCCGTTGCCGTTGCTTTTCTGGTTGTCATTCCCGCAGGGAATCTGCTGTTGTTCTTGCTTTTCTTGCTGTCATTCCGACCCTGAGCGTAGCCGAAGGGGAGGAACCTGCTGTCTCCCGTTCTTCGTTCGGATTACTTGCATGGTGGGTAGAAGCAAGAGGTTTAGCTTGTGCTGGCACGAACTAAAACGGGAGGAAGCAGGTTCCTCCCCTTCGGCTACGCTCAGGGTCGGAATGACAACAAGAAAAGCAACAACAAAACCGCCTTAAAATCGTCCCACGCTTTGACCGCGCAGCTTTGTTATTCATATCCCTCGACGGCCTTGATGAGATTGTTGCGCAGGGTGACGATGGCTTTCTGTACCTGCGGATATTCCTCGGCTGTCAGGCCAATAGCCTTGGCGAGGCTCATTCCCAGGCCTTTCTCTCTCAAGCGCCGTCCCGTGTCAGTCAAGCTGACAAAGACACGACGTTCGTCTTCTGCATCTCTCTGCCGCCGCAGATATCCCAGTGCTTCGAGTTTTTTGAGGATGGGGGTCAGGGTATTGGATTCGAGAAACAGCTTCTCCCCCAGGCTGCTGACCGTCTGGTGGTCTTCCTCCCAGAGCGCGACGATCGTGATGTATTGCGTATAGGTCAGTCCGAGTTTTTCGAGAATCGGCTTGTAGGCTTTCCCATACGCAAGGTTGGCTGAATAGACCGCAAAGCAAAGAAAATTGCTGAGTTTGGGATTGGCTGGATCGGTCGGATCGATAAAAGGAACCTTCTTCTTCGCGCTCATAAGTGGGCCTCGTGAACTCCCTGTAAATTTTATATCGCATACGATCAAATCGCAATTGACATAGAGTGGACCGGCATGTAGATTTACATCGTGGTCGATTGAATCGCACACGATTTAAATGAAGTGAAGGAAAGAAGGAGATCGTCATGACTCAAGTCGAGAAAGTACTGTACACAGCGAAAACTCACACCACGGGGGGACGAGACGGTGCCTCTCGCAGCTCGGATGGCCATCTGGACATCAAGCTTTCCTCCCCCGGGGCTCCAGGCACTGGCACCAATCCGGAACAGTTATTCGCAGCCGGTTGGTCGGCCTGCTTTATCGGAGCTATGAGGCTCGCGGCCGGAAAGATGAAGGTCTCCTTGCCGTCCGATGTGGTGGTTGACGCGGAGGTGGACCTCGGCACCGCCGAAGGCGCGTATCTCCTGCAAGCTCGCCTCAACGTGAGCCTGCCTGGTTTGGAGCGCGAAGTGGCGCAGTCGATTGTGGACTTCGCAGAACAGAACTGCCCTTATTCCAAGGCGACGCGCGGCAACATCGGCGTCACCGTAACTCTGATCTAACTCCGATTCAGGACAGCCCCGGGAGATCACACGAGATATCCCTGTCCGGATGAAATCAACGCAGATGAACAGAATTCGAAAGGAAAATCTAAAATGAAAAAACTTATTGCAGCTCTCGCCGTCGCCGTCGTCTCGCTCTCCGCTTCATTTGCAAAGGCAGCTGAACCCACAAAGCCAACGGTCGTGCTGGTCCATGGTGCTTTCGCAGATAACTCAAGCTGGAATGGCGTAGTCAAGATCCTTGAGAAGGATGGCTACACCGTCGTCGCGGCCTCTAACCCACTGCGCGGAGTGAAGAGCGATGCGGACTACGTCGCGAACATCATTGCGGGAATCAAGACGCCCGTCGTGCTGGTTGGCCACTCTTATGGTGGATTTGTGATCAGTGAAGCCGCCTTCGGCAAGGACAATGTAAAGTCGCTGGTCTTTGTCTCAGCCATGGCTCCGGAAGCCGGTGAAACTGTCGGCGGCCTGATAGGCAAGTTCCCTGGGGCCACCCTTGAACCCACGCTCGCTCCCCCGGTCGATCTTCCCGGTGGCGGCAAGGATCTCTACATCCAGCAGGATAAGTTCCACGACCAGTTTGCGGCCGACGTGCCGGAGCCAGAGACAAAGGTCATGGCTGCGACGCAGCGTCCGATCGCAGCGGCCGCCCTGGGTGAAGCCTCTACCGATCCGGCCTGGAAGACGATTCCGTCTTACTTTATCTATGGCGATAAGGACAAGAATATTCCTCAGCAGACAAGCATCTTTATGGCGGATAGAGCGCACTCAAAACACACGATTGCCATCAAGGGCGCTTCTCACGTCGTCATGATCTCCCACCCCAAGGCCGTGGCGGACCTCATTGAGGAAGCTGCGAAGTAACTCGATCTTCAATCTTTACCGGACCGGCTCGCACGTATATTGTGCGAGCCGGTTGGCTTTAAATCAGTAACTGCCCTGAATTTAGAACGAACCAAGAAAGATGGATGCTCCGATATGTTTTCGTTCGCGTCCCCATAGAATCGTCATCCTGAGCGGAGTAACTCGCGCACTTTGCGAGGTACGCAGTCGAAGGACCCCGAGGGACTCTATCTTGCCCATGAGGTCAGGACCTTTTCCAGCACAAAAATCCAGGCGCAAAGGCTTGAGGTAGAAAAGGTGCAAAGAGGCATAGGCAAGATTACAACCCTTGGGGTCCTTTGACTCCGCGTCCCCAAGGGCCGGGACGCTCCGCTCAGGATGACGTTTCTGAAGGCAGAGAAATAAAAATATAACTACCGCTCCGACTTACTCATCTCCGCAGCAATCTCCCGAAGCCACTGCGTAAATACCGTCAGCGATTTAAAGTTCGTCCCACCCTTGAGCCTCGCGTATCCGATGCGCCGAGCCTGCGGCTTGGCCAGCGGTACGATCGAACAATCTTTAGCATGCGCCGCAGCCATCGAAGGCGCAATCGTAACGCCCGCTCCCGCGGCTACCAGCGGAAAGATCGATCCGAAGTGATTGGACTCGAAGGCCGGCGCCATCTCTGTCTTGCCTCGCTTGCACGCCATCAGCATGTCTTCTCGAAAGCAGTGTCCCTCCTTGAGCAGCAGCAGCTTCTCTCCCGACAGGTCCATCTTGCTGGCCAGCGGTTGAGAGACCAGCTTGTGGCCCTTGGGAGTAACCAGCACCAGTGGATCGCGGAGTAGTTCACTGCACACCAGGTCGGCGCGCTTCAGGGGAAGGCTGACGATGATGAGATCGAGATCGGCCGCCTGCAGCCTCTCGACAAGCCGCTCGGTCAGGTCTTCTTCAAGAGTGATCTCAATGTCGGGATAACTTCTGGTGAACTCCTGAAGACGCGGCGCAACCAGGTAGGGAAGCACCGTTGGGATCACGCCGATGCGAAGCGACCCACGGGGCTCTGTCTCCAGTTGCCTCACCTGCGCCGTTGCCAGCTTGGATTGATGGAGGATGTTCTCCGCATAGGGGTGAAAGACAGAGCCGGCCTGTGTCAGGCGAACCGAACGGCCAAGCCGCTCGAACAACTCCGCCCCAACAGAATTTTCGAGCCGACGGATCTGTTGGGACAGGGAGGGCTGAGCGATGCCTTCTTCTTCGGCGGCTTTCGTGAAGCTGCCGTTCTTTACGACGGAACAAAAATAACGGAGCTGATGGAGTTCCATATGGCTCTTCCTGACAGGCCACTCAGCGATCTCTACTGAGTGGCCTCTCTGGCGGATCATTCAATTCGATTGCGTGTTTAGCTCTAGAGTCCGAGATCGCTCAGGCTGGGATGATCGTCCGGCCTACGGCCGAGCGGCCAGTGGAACAGCCGGTCTGATTCCTTGATGGGCAGATCGTTGATGCAGGCGTAGCGATGATGCATCAGGCCATCCGGAGCGAACTCCCAGTTCTCATTGCCATAGGAGCGGAACCAGTTACCTGCGTCGTCATGCCACTCATACGCAAAGCGAACGGCGATGCGGTCGCCATCGAAAGCCCAGAGCTCCTTGATCAATCTGTAGTCGAGTTCCTTGTTCCACTTCCTGCGCAGAAACTCGACGATCTGTTCACGGCCATTCACGAACTCAGCCCGGTTACGCCAGACGCTATCGACGGTGTAGACCAGGGAGACCTTTTCCGGGTCGCGCGAGTTCCAGCCGTCCTCGGCTTTCCGTACTTTCTGAGCAGCCGTGTCGCGATCGAAGGGGGGAACGAGATTGGGAGCGGGCGTTGTCATAAGCGATCTCCTGTCGAGCAAGTGGATGAGTCACAAAACCGGCGAGCTTCTAAGCCGCCATATCAATAGTAGTGAAAAGGTGCGGTCTTAGCCCCGAAGGGCAAGGTTGTGCAAAAAAAGAAGTAGTTGCAGTTGTTTTTTTGCTTTTGCAGTTGCGGTTGCATTTGTTTTTCTTGTTGTCATTCCCGCAGGGAATCTGCTTCTGCTTTTGCCTTTGCTTTTCTGGTTGTCATTCCGGCCCTGAGCGTAGCCGAAGGGGAGTGAACCTGCTTCCTCCCGTTCTTCGTTCGGGTTACTCGCATAGCGAGTAGAGGCAAGAGGTTTGGCTGGTGCCAGCATAGTTTAAAAACGGGAGACAGCAGGTTCACTCCCCTTCGGCTACGCTCAGGGCCGGAATGACAACAAGAAAAGCAAAGGCAGAGCACCCAAGCTCACCCACTAACTCACGTCAATTCCCACAAGCATACTCACCACGCACTGCTTGATATAGAAGCAACTCCCTATAAGACCCATAGGCTCCGCACCCTACCTCCGCCAACCATCACCGCCTATCTTGGTTCTCGAGGTGATACAGGCAGATGAAGAAGCTTACAACCAAATTTGGAGCCCCCGTCGACAACAATCAAAACATCGGAACCGCCGGCAAACGTGGCCCGGCCTTGATGGAAAATGTGTGGCTCATCGAGAAGCTGGCGCACTTCGACCGTGAGGTCATTCCCGAGCGGCGCATGCACGCCAAGGGCGCTGGAGCCTACGGCACCTTCACCGTAACCCACGACATCACCCAGTACACCAAGGCGAAGATCTTCTCCGAAGTCGGCAAGCAGACTCCCATGTTCACTCGCTTTTCCACGGTAGGTGGAGAGCGTGGCGCAGCCGATGCCGAGCGCGACATCCGTGGATTTGCGATGAAGTTCTACACCGAGGAAGGGAACTGGGATCTCGTCGGCAACAACACCCCGGTCTTCTTCATTCGCGACCCCTTGAAGTTCCCCGACCTCAACCACGTCGTCAAGCGCGACCCGCGCACCGGCGTTCATAACCCGGACGCAAAGTGGGACTTCTGGTCGCTGCTCCCGGAGAGCCTGCACCAGGTCACCATCACGATGTCGGACCGCGGCATCCCTCGCTCCTGGCGGCACATGCACGGCTTCGGCAGCCACACCTACAGCTTCATCAACACCGAGAACAAGCGCTTCTGGGTGAAGTTCACCTTCAAGACCCAGCAGGGCATTCAGAACCTCACCGATGCCGAGGCGGAGAACCTGATCGGCCGCGACCGTGAGAGCCATCAGCGCGACCTGTTCGAGTCCATCGAGAAGGGTGACTTTCCGCGCTGGAAGCTGTACGTCCAGATCATGCCCGAAGAAGACGCGAACACCTATCGCATCCATCCCTTCGACATCACCAAGGTCTGGCCTCACGCGGACTATCCGTTGATCGAAGTGGGTGTCATGGAGCTGAACCGGAACGCGGAGAACTTCTTCGCGGAGGTCGAGCAGGTAGCGTTCGCGCCGACCAATATCATTCCCGGCATCGGGTTCTCACCCGACAAGCTGCTCGCGGGCCGGCTCTTCTCCTACGGCGACGCCCAGCGCTACCGCCTCGGCGTCAACCACGATCACATCCCCGTCAACGCTCCCCGTTGCCCGGTTCACAGCTACCACCGTGACGGCGCCATGCGGACCGACGGCAACGGAGGACGAACGATCAGCTATGAGCCGAACCGCCATGGCGAATGGCAGGAGCAGCCGGACTTCTCCGAGCCGCCGCTGGCGATCAACGGTGAGGCCGCGAAGTTCGACTTCCGCGAGGATGACGACGACTACTTCTCCCAGCCGGGCATTCTGTTCCGTCTGTTCACGCCGGAGGAGCAGCAGCGGCTGTTCGAGAACACGGCACGGGCAATCGTTGGCGCCTCGCAGGTCGTCCAGGAGCGCCACATCTCGAACTGCAGCAAGGCTGATCCTGCCTACGGTGCCGGTGTGGCAAAAGCACTCGTGGAGCTGCAAAAGCAATCAGCCTGAGGAGTTCATCTAGGGGCGCTCCATAGGCCCTTACTATAAGGCCTATTTGGGCCCTTTCAACCCTACCCCTACCTTGTCATCTCGACCGGAGGCGGCGTTCTTTGCCGCCGCAGTGGAGAGACCTGCAGCTTGCCTGCGCAGGCGATATTGCCTCCACGAGCAAACTGCAGGTCTCTCCACTGCGCATGACATAAAGCTGTCATGCTCCGGTCGAGATGACAATGCAGAGGTAGCTTTGAAAAGAACCCTCTACAGCTACATGGGCGCCGTCCGCTACGAAAGCCGCTCCATATAACTATCCGCCTGCGAGGCGAAGCGAAAGTCGAGCCCCAGGTAGAACGTCTGGGCATCGTGCGTGATGAGGGCGATCCGTTTGAGCGGTTTCAGCTCCGGATGCTCCAGCACGCAGCGCACCAGCCACGATCCCAGGCCCTGCCCCCGCCGCTCTTCCACGATGAAGACATCGCAAAGGTAGGCATAGGTGACATAGTCGGTGATGATCCTGGCCAGGCCGATCTGGCGGTCGCCTTCTTTCAGCGAAAAGCAGAGGGAGCTGCGCAGGGCGCGGTCAAGCGACTCCTGGGTCAATTCCGTCCACCACTTCGCCTGCGTTAGAAACCCGTAGATTGCCTCTGGATCAAGGTCGCCGGGGTCGGTCGATACAACAAAGCCGTTCTGTTCTCGGAGAAAATAATTCACATTACCCACTGGACCCTCTTATCTGCGAGGCCCCGCCGCTTACGTTGAGCGAACAGGAGATCTCGTACAGAAAAGCCACAAAACAGAAGGATAATCCTTGTGAGAGATTTTCGCGGGTATTATGTTAAAAATTAACAATTCCAGTGTGATGAAGAGCAAGGGAAGCGAGCTTTTGCCTTTCTTGTTGTCATTCCCGTAGGGAATCTGCTTTTGCCTTTGTTCTTGTCTTTGCTTTTGCCTTTGCTTTTCTGGTTGTCATTCCGAGCGCAGCGAGTGAACCTGCTGTCTCCCGTTTTTAACTCGTGCTGGTACAGCAGCTAAACCTCTTGCCTCTACTCACCATCCGAGTAATCCGAACGAAGAACGGGAGACAGCAGGTTCACTCCCCTTCGGCTACGCTCAGGGTCGGAATGACAACCAGAAAAGCAAGAGCTGGAGCGAATGACAGTTTGCTGACACCACCCTACGACGTCCGCAACCCATTCCCCTGCGGCTCGGAATAGTCGAATCGAAACAACATCAACGTCGCGATAAGCACGATAGCTGACCCCAGAAACTCCCTCGGAACAAGCCGCTCGCCCAGGATGCTGAACGCCAGAGCGACACCGAACAGCGGCATCAGATACAGCGACGCCGACGCAATCACGACATCGACCGTACCCAGCGCGCGGAGAAAGAACACCATCGACAGGCCATAGAAGAAGATCGCTAAATATCCCAGCGCTCCCCATTGAACCACCGTAAGGTGGGCCAGGTGGCTGAGGCAATGCGGTTCGAACACGAAAAGAACGGGCAGGCTGAAAACCGTCGTCGGCAGATAGCTGAAGAACAGAATCTCGATCCCCGAGAAGTGATTCAGGAGCCGCTTCGAGTAGACGTTGTAGAACGCGGAGCCCAGGCATCCAGCCGCGATGAGCAGGTTTCCGGCCAGCGCATGATTGCGTGTTCCTGCACTGGACACACCATTCAGGGGCGAGAGCAGAAACACTCCCGCGAGACCAAGCAGCAGCACGCTGACGCGAAGGGCGGAGAGCCGTTCGCGCAGCAGCCACACGGCGATCAGCGCGCCGAAGATCGGGATCAGTAGGCTAAGGATGGCGCCGTTCGAGGCTGTCGACCAGCTGATGCCCAGGGTCATTCCCACCTGTGCCATGAGCTGGCCGCAGATGCCGGCGAGAAAGAACTCGCGGCGCAGCGTCCACGCGGCCTTGAACTTCTGGGCGACGTCTCCACGGAGGCACAGCAGGCCCAGGCCGAGGAACGTGATGAAGTAAAGCGGAAGCAGGGCCGTAGCCAGCGGACCAAGCCCCCCGGCCAGAAGTTTGACCGCAACGCCCTGTCCGGCCCACAGAAGATTGGCGACGATCAGCAGTAGAACTGCCAAAAGCAGACGCGTGTTCCGTGTCGAACGCACTAGGCCATTCCCCAAAACGAATCCCGGAATGATGCGAGCTGCAGCATGCGCGCATCAAAGGCGTCGACGCCGCTGGAGCTGCCCTCGAAGAGATGAGGCATCTTGCCATGTTCGCTGGCGTACTCCTGCGCGATCCGCTCAATGGCACGCTGATCGTCAGGCCCGGAGCGTCCCAGGATGGCTACCACGCCGCCCGCACCGCCGCCGGTCATCTTAGCGCCGGGAAAACCTGCTTTGCGCGCGCGCGATACCAGCTCATCGCAGGCCGGAGAGCCCAGGCCGCATTCGGCATAGGCGACGTGCGACTGGCAGAGGATCTCGCCGATGAGTTGGAGCGTGCTGTCCGATACGCTGCCCTGAAGCAGCGTGGACACCGTCTGTACGCGGAGATTCTCCTCCGTCGCGTATCGAACCGCTGCACGGACGGGATACTCCGCAGCGGGATCGAGAGTGGTGAAGGGATCAACATGTTCGCCCGCCCGCGCCAGGAACTCGCGTCCACTGATCGACTCCGGCAAGCCTCGTTCGAAGCGCGAGCGAAACTCTGAAGGCGCGAGATTTGAGAGGTAACCGTTCCAGCGCGAATCCGTCCAGCGAGCAATTCCCGACGTCTGCTCCGGGATTACCGCGAGGCCTTCCTGCTGGCAGATCAGCTTGTACCCCATGAAGGCCGCGGCGCGGGCGATCTCGTAGGCCGCGCCCGTCGTCGAGCGGGGAGCCATCGAATCGATGCCCCAGAGCCGAAGGCCTGCAGGAAGCTTCACCGGAGCAAAGGGCTGGCAAGGCTGGCAGAGCAGGGGAAGAAGATGATTCTCTTTGCCCAGCACGATCGCCGCCTGGTCCATGATGCCGCACGCCGCGCCGACCACAACGTTCTCCACCCACTGCCCGGCCGTTGCCAGCGCGACACCATCAAGCGAGATTCCCCAAGCCGCCGAGGCCGCTTTGAGCACCGCGATCTCAAGCGCCGCCGAGGAGCTGACCCCCTTGTTCGGCGGCAGGTCAGAGGCCAGAAAGAGATCGGCCCCGGTGCCGCATCCATAGCGGGTCTTGAGAAAGTGGAGTGCACCGAGCACATAGCAGGCCCAGCGGGAACCTTCTCTTCTATGGCAGAGTAGGCGCAGGCTGGCCAGATCATCCATATCGCCCGCACAAAACTCGAGGGAGCTCTCCCAGCCGAACTCTGCTGCGCCGGGATTGAGCAGGCGGATCGTATCGTCGGCACGCGGCTGAATCGCAACCCAAACGGCCTCGCGGAG encodes:
- a CDS encoding alpha/beta fold hydrolase codes for the protein MKKLIAALAVAVVSLSASFAKAAEPTKPTVVLVHGAFADNSSWNGVVKILEKDGYTVVAASNPLRGVKSDADYVANIIAGIKTPVVLVGHSYGGFVISEAAFGKDNVKSLVFVSAMAPEAGETVGGLIGKFPGATLEPTLAPPVDLPGGGKDLYIQQDKFHDQFAADVPEPETKVMAATQRPIAAAALGEASTDPAWKTIPSYFIYGDKDKNIPQQTSIFMADRAHSKHTIAIKGASHVVMISHPKAVADLIEEAAK
- a CDS encoding metallophosphoesterase family protein, giving the protein MSSPKSYATYRSPILSLWQSAVHAVQLKHQDAASPHVLKSSVVSTTPPPTEDDLMAPAHLIGVPLSAGQPAPAAITSPLPAVAPRAVGTAGLVVDCAETTAKFLWAEMTGNQQNSAIYAAQLRDSPCNALGWFECVTTYLGFKASLGSLPYRPNQNVVVTIPDQAKIAIIGDWGTGGSTATNLLQQVATFKPDILLHLGDIYFAGTQSEANDNFLAICRQVLGNIPLYSLCGNHDMYSGGDGYYWLLDQIGQKSSYFCLQNDYWQLLAMDTGYNDCDPFTVNSNMTSLYNKNGWNEADWHLDKIQQAGNRRIALLSHHQLFSPFISVGNNAAGQPSAYNPNLLANFQSVLPKVDIWFWGHEHTLALYDPYLGLVRGRCVGASAVPVFTNQQDYLADTSLLNAQVTTLPTWNSVANLGSTDGDYNNAFAIMTLNGVEPAVVNYYQVPPDGAYEQIPFTDTI
- a CDS encoding catalase codes for the protein MKKLTTKFGAPVDNNQNIGTAGKRGPALMENVWLIEKLAHFDREVIPERRMHAKGAGAYGTFTVTHDITQYTKAKIFSEVGKQTPMFTRFSTVGGERGAADAERDIRGFAMKFYTEEGNWDLVGNNTPVFFIRDPLKFPDLNHVVKRDPRTGVHNPDAKWDFWSLLPESLHQVTITMSDRGIPRSWRHMHGFGSHTYSFINTENKRFWVKFTFKTQQGIQNLTDAEAENLIGRDRESHQRDLFESIEKGDFPRWKLYVQIMPEEDANTYRIHPFDITKVWPHADYPLIEVGVMELNRNAENFFAEVEQVAFAPTNIIPGIGFSPDKLLAGRLFSYGDAQRYRLGVNHDHIPVNAPRCPVHSYHRDGAMRTDGNGGRTISYEPNRHGEWQEQPDFSEPPLAINGEAAKFDFREDDDDYFSQPGILFRLFTPEEQQRLFENTARAIVGASQVVQERHISNCSKADPAYGAGVAKALVELQKQSA
- a CDS encoding GNAT family N-acetyltransferase, translating into MNYFLREQNGFVVSTDPGDLDPEAIYGFLTQAKWWTELTQESLDRALRSSLCFSLKEGDRQIGLARIITDYVTYAYLCDVFIVEERRGQGLGSWLVRCVLEHPELKPLKRIALITHDAQTFYLGLDFRFASQADSYMERLS
- a CDS encoding LysR family transcriptional regulator: MELHQLRYFCSVVKNGSFTKAAEEEGIAQPSLSQQIRRLENSVGAELFERLGRSVRLTQAGSVFHPYAENILHQSKLATAQVRQLETEPRGSLRIGVIPTVLPYLVAPRLQEFTRSYPDIEITLEEDLTERLVERLQAADLDLIIVSLPLKRADLVCSELLRDPLVLVTPKGHKLVSQPLASKMDLSGEKLLLLKEGHCFREDMLMACKRGKTEMAPAFESNHFGSIFPLVAAGAGVTIAPSMAAAHAKDCSIVPLAKPQARRIGYARLKGGTNFKSLTVFTQWLREIAAEMSKSER
- a CDS encoding galactokinase; protein product: MSIFEDQVATTVATYGFFSPEKPLWIARAPGRLDVMGGNVDYTGGVVLQGLLREAVWVAIQPRADDTIRLLNPGAAEFGWESSLEFCAGDMDDLASLRLLCHRREGSRWACYVLGALHFLKTRYGCGTGADLFLASDLPPNKGVSSSAALEIAVLKAASAAWGISLDGVALATAGQWVENVVVGAACGIMDQAAIVLGKENHLLPLLCQPCQPFAPVKLPAGLRLWGIDSMAPRSTTGAAYEIARAAAFMGYKLICQQEGLAVIPEQTSGIARWTDSRWNGYLSNLAPSEFRSRFERGLPESISGREFLARAGEHVDPFTTLDPAAEYPVRAAVRYATEENLRVQTVSTLLQGSVSDSTLQLIGEILCQSHVAYAECGLGSPACDELVSRARKAGFPGAKMTGGGAGGVVAILGRSGPDDQRAIERIAQEYASEHGKMPHLFEGSSSGVDAFDARMLQLASFRDSFWGMA
- a CDS encoding DMT family transporter; translated protein: MAVLLLIVANLLWAGQGVAVKLLAGGLGPLATALLPLYFITFLGLGLLCLRGDVAQKFKAAWTLRREFFLAGICGQLMAQVGMTLGISWSTASNGAILSLLIPIFGALIAVWLLRERLSALRVSVLLLGLAGVFLLSPLNGVSSAGTRNHALAGNLLIAAGCLGSAFYNVYSKRLLNHFSGIEILFFSYLPTTVFSLPVLFVFEPHCLSHLAHLTVVQWGALGYLAIFFYGLSMVFFLRALGTVDVVIASASLYLMPLFGVALAFSILGERLVPREFLGSAIVLIATLMLFRFDYSEPQGNGLRTS
- a CDS encoding nuclear transport factor 2 family protein, which codes for MTTPAPNLVPPFDRDTAAQKVRKAEDGWNSRDPEKVSLVYTVDSVWRNRAEFVNGREQIVEFLRRKWNKELDYRLIKELWAFDGDRIAVRFAYEWHDDAGNWFRSYGNENWEFAPDGLMHHRYACINDLPIKESDRLFHWPLGRRPDDHPSLSDLGL
- a CDS encoding organic hydroperoxide resistance protein; protein product: MTQVEKVLYTAKTHTTGGRDGASRSSDGHLDIKLSSPGAPGTGTNPEQLFAAGWSACFIGAMRLAAGKMKVSLPSDVVVDAEVDLGTAEGAYLLQARLNVSLPGLEREVAQSIVDFAEQNCPYSKATRGNIGVTVTLI
- a CDS encoding MarR family winged helix-turn-helix transcriptional regulator gives rise to the protein MSAKKKVPFIDPTDPANPKLSNFLCFAVYSANLAYGKAYKPILEKLGLTYTQYITIVALWEEDHQTVSSLGEKLFLESNTLTPILKKLEALGYLRRQRDAEDERRVFVSLTDTGRRLREKGLGMSLAKAIGLTAEEYPQVQKAIVTLRNNLIKAVEGYE